The proteins below come from a single Lates calcarifer isolate ASB-BC8 linkage group LG11, TLL_Latcal_v3, whole genome shotgun sequence genomic window:
- the LOC108877629 gene encoding GTPase IMAP family member 7 isoform X2, whose product MTTDSMSDPEQKDLGEEKPLRIMLLGKSGAGKSSSGNTILGRNVFKSDMKLQRVTRHCEKEVGTIGNVPVAVIDTPGLFQTGNKEEIVQEILKSTRFLEPGPHAFAYVIPLGRMTQEDQDTNTLIETMFGPRVWDYTIVLFTHGDRLEGKTINDIITESDDNLRNFIRKCSGGFHVFNNKEPENPEQVTSFVAKIQTLMALNGGTDYNKKLYPEKERKIREIQESIMAERNEEISNKEKELEERYKGDELEEMKKALWRREELKARLTAEKQTGMNAWIFLILVAVGVLIAVCATQVSQLL is encoded by the exons ATGACCACTGACAGCATGTCTGACCCAGAACAAAAGGATTTGGGGGAAG AGAAGCCCTTGAGGATCATGCTTCTTGGGAAGAGTGGAGCAGGCAAGAGCTCGAGTGGGAACACAATCCTTGgtagaaatgtgtttaaatcagACATGAAGCTGCAGAGAGTCACTCGACATTGTGAGAAGGAAGTTGGAACAATTGGGAATGTGCCTGTTGCTGTGATCGACACACCAGGGCTTTTTCAGACTGGCAACAAGGAGGAAATTGTTCAAGAAATTCTGAAATCTACCAGATTCCTGGAACCAGGACCTCATGCTTTTGCATATGTAATCCCTTTAGGAAGGATGACTCAGGAAGATCAAGATACCAACACACTGATCGAAACAATGTTTGGCCCAAGAGTGTGGGACTACACCATCGTGCTGTTCACCCATGGGGATCGTTTGgaaggaaaaacaataaatgacatCATCACTGAGAGCGATGACAACCTCCGCAACTTCATACGCAAGTGTAGTGGCGGCTTCCATGTCTTCAACAACAAAGAACCAGAAAACCCAGAACAAGTGACAAGCTTCGTGGCAAAGATCCAGACCCTGATGGCCCTGAATGGAGGGACTGATTACAACAAAAAACTGTATCCcgaaaaggagagaaagatcAGGGAAATACAGGAGAGCATCAtggcagagagaaatgaagagatCAGCAACaaggagaaggagctggaggagcgtTATAAGGGGGACGAGCTTGAGGAGATGAAGAAGGCGctgtggagaagagaggagctCAAAGCAAGACtgactgcagagaaacagactggCATGAACGCTTGGATCTTCCTGATCCTGGTAGCAGTGGGTGTACTGATTGCAGTTTGTGCTACTCAGGTATCAC AACTGTTATAG
- the LOC108877629 gene encoding GTPase IMAP family member 7 isoform X1, with amino-acid sequence MTTDSMSDPEQKDLGEEKPLRIMLLGKSGAGKSSSGNTILGRNVFKSDMKLQRVTRHCEKEVGTIGNVPVAVIDTPGLFQTGNKEEIVQEILKSTRFLEPGPHAFAYVIPLGRMTQEDQDTNTLIETMFGPRVWDYTIVLFTHGDRLEGKTINDIITESDDNLRNFIRKCSGGFHVFNNKEPENPEQVTSFVAKIQTLMALNGGTDYNKKLYPEKERKIREIQESIMAERNEEISNKEKELEERYKGDELEEMKKALWRREELKARLTAEKQTGMNAWIFLILVAVGVLIAVCATQNCYRLNVSSSSVDLTVKLVGHLEQLLGRTLSVQDWFNTNFHFSLA; translated from the exons ATGACCACTGACAGCATGTCTGACCCAGAACAAAAGGATTTGGGGGAAG AGAAGCCCTTGAGGATCATGCTTCTTGGGAAGAGTGGAGCAGGCAAGAGCTCGAGTGGGAACACAATCCTTGgtagaaatgtgtttaaatcagACATGAAGCTGCAGAGAGTCACTCGACATTGTGAGAAGGAAGTTGGAACAATTGGGAATGTGCCTGTTGCTGTGATCGACACACCAGGGCTTTTTCAGACTGGCAACAAGGAGGAAATTGTTCAAGAAATTCTGAAATCTACCAGATTCCTGGAACCAGGACCTCATGCTTTTGCATATGTAATCCCTTTAGGAAGGATGACTCAGGAAGATCAAGATACCAACACACTGATCGAAACAATGTTTGGCCCAAGAGTGTGGGACTACACCATCGTGCTGTTCACCCATGGGGATCGTTTGgaaggaaaaacaataaatgacatCATCACTGAGAGCGATGACAACCTCCGCAACTTCATACGCAAGTGTAGTGGCGGCTTCCATGTCTTCAACAACAAAGAACCAGAAAACCCAGAACAAGTGACAAGCTTCGTGGCAAAGATCCAGACCCTGATGGCCCTGAATGGAGGGACTGATTACAACAAAAAACTGTATCCcgaaaaggagagaaagatcAGGGAAATACAGGAGAGCATCAtggcagagagaaatgaagagatCAGCAACaaggagaaggagctggaggagcgtTATAAGGGGGACGAGCTTGAGGAGATGAAGAAGGCGctgtggagaagagaggagctCAAAGCAAGACtgactgcagagaaacagactggCATGAACGCTTGGATCTTCCTGATCCTGGTAGCAGTGGGTGTACTGATTGCAGTTTGTGCTACTCAG AACTGTTATAGGTTGAATGTGTCTTCCTCATCAGTGGATCTCACAGTGAAGCTGGTGGGTCATTTGGAACAATTGCTGGGGAGGACGCTGTCTGTCCAAGACTGGTTCAACACCAACTTTCACTTTTCTCTTGCTTGA
- the LOC108877628 gene encoding uncharacterized protein LOC108877628: protein MEGDMHGGGEGGGGGGGGDLAAMHVKTEAVDENTSALVLGSQESPACRRGGGGGGGVDQTAEELADTELQAATTTPVLLYPVSTDRFFTTSGDGKTYLKIAPASVMPPAPSEKTLPSGSDFSSKAVLCLIEAVGRRWGLYETRERSQLFQSVQEEMASKGHVLPVEKIRRKWNNLIVTYKRVKDRSRETGHAKTSWEFFDLMDATLCDTVGTQITNNKRNKGGNTVSTLACPLAKIAAKPQLSQPTTIIRPNNDFVMTGALESVGQGVATSQILSSTAAMTSATTATISSTNAPEVKPLIVLNGDIVTTSIHPASIVPSPSFISSPCFTETASTSPSLGSTSNADLLNTSRYISRKAPSFSSGVIPFRLTAAPVSTNQNLLGLSSSFPPTSTCLTSSAATSLSATTVAGAEGQNQKGNEEQSSTALLQEILKRQEEQAYLDRVARRRVEAREKRRERREVRMAESLGRIATALELLSSKQDTVIALLQRLADRK from the exons ATGGAGGGGGATATGCacggaggaggagaaggaggaggcggtggcggcggcggcgacCTCGCAGCGATGCACGTGAAAACTGAAGCGGTGGATGAAAATACATCTGCGCTGGTTTTGGGCAGTCAGGAGTCGCCTGCgtgcaggagaggaggaggagggggaggaggggtggatcAGACTGCAGAGGAGCTGGCTGACACAGAGCTGCAAGCAGCCACAACTactcctgtgctgctgt ATCCTGTGAGCACAGACCGGTTCTTCACCACATCAGGGGATGGAAAAACTTACCTGAAGATAGCTCCAG CTTCAGTGATGCCACCTGCTCCATCAGAGAAGACACTTCCCTCTGGCTCAGATTTTTCCTCCAAAGCTGTTTTATGTCTGATTGAGGCTGTTGGGCGCCGCTGGGGCCTGTATGAAACTCGGGAACGCTCACAACTCTTCCAGAGCGTCCAGGAGGAGATGGCGTCTAAGGGGCACGTGCTTCCTGTCGAAAAGATCAGACGCAAGTGGAATAACCTCATTGTCACATACAAGAGGGTTAAAGACCGCAGCCGGGAGACAGGACACGCAAAAACATCATGGGAGTTTTTTGAT TTGATGGATGCCACGCTCTGTGACACTGTTGGCACTCAGATCACCAACAACAAACGAAACAAAGGTGGCAACACTGTTTCTACGCTGGCCTGTCCTTTGGCAAAAATTGCTGCAAAACCACAGCTTTCACAACCCACCACCATTATCCGCCCTAATAATGACTTTGTTATGACTGGTGCTTTGGAGTCAGTGGGTCAGGGAGTTGCCACCAGTCAAATTCTAAGTAGCACAGCTGCCATGACCTCAGCGACTACGGCAACCATTAGCTCAACAAATGCTCCAGAAGTCAAGCCCCTGATCGTCCTCAACGGTGACATTGTTACAACCAGTATTCATCCAGCCTCCATTGTGCCATCTCCGTCTTTTATCTCCTCACCTTGTTTTACAGAAACAGCCTCTACTTCTCCTTCCCTCGGCTCGACCAGTAACGCAGACCTCCTCAACACATCACGCTACATAAGCCGCAAAGCTCCATCCTTCTCATCCGGCGTCATACCTTTTCGTCTTACCGCGGCACCAGTTAGCACCAATCAGAATCTCCTtggcctctcctcctctttccctcctacGTCTACCTGTCTCACTTCCTCTGCCGCCACCTCGCTATCTGCAACAACTGTGGCGGGAGCTGAAGGACAGAACCAGAAAGGAAACGAGGAGCAGAGCAGCACCGCTTTGCTTCAGGAGATTCTGAAGCGGCAGGAGGAGCAGGCCTACTTGGATCGAGTAGCTCGCCGTAGGGTTGAGGCCAGAGAGAAGAGGcgtgagaggagggaggtgcGGATGGCAGAGTCCCTCGGCAGGATAGCCACCGCCCTGGAGCTGCTCTCCTCTAAACAGGACACAGTCATTGCTCTCCTGCAGAGACTGGCTGATCGGAAGTGA
- the ccdc97 gene encoding coiled-coil domain-containing protein 97 translates to MWGEIEPPVKTQPSPCGSEDKSKLPDEPLTRSQRCDLNSLTDTKQPLQHTQCVSQGESSSVNAMVEAIALSGSLVKSQQIGDAELTLEQRREELLHQYRNKPLVFLERYHACLKPQHLSAFDHVSSDPRAQHYSKVIQTRSAGCTNRTRVRNQRYAALRALQREGQYFSEEQMRIREPLLYEQYIGQYLTDEEMLERSQGAMLDGAEGGPGAPAGGTGGLAHLLLNSYQERLIQNRLQEEQEREEGAQEEEEDEEDDDDRVQEKEWEPTPEEKALLREEFISQMHQRFLDGKDKDFNYSEVDENPDYDNLDIVSRDAEDKYFDEDDEVEEDEEDMTE, encoded by the exons ATGTGGGGTGAAATTGAACCTCCCGTTAAAACACAACCGAGTCCGTGTGGGAGTGAAGACAAGAGCAAATTACCAGACGAACCGTTGACACGGTCCCAGAGATGTGACTTAAACAGCCTCACAGACACCAAGCAGCCGCTGCAACACACCCAG TGCGTGAGCCAGGGTGAGTCCAGTTCTGTAAACGCCATGGTAGAAGCCATAGCCTTGAGTGGGAGCCTGGTGAAAAGCCAGCAGATAGGAGACGCTGAACTGACCCTAGAGCAGCGCAGAGAGGAGCTTCTGCATCAGTACAGGAACAAACCACTGGTTTTCCTGGAGAGGTACCAT GCCTGTCTGAAGCCCCAGCACCTGTCAGCGTTTGATCACGTAAGCTCAGACCCACGGGCACAGCACTACAGCAAAGTGATACAGACACGATCTGCAGGATGCACCAACAGGACCAGGGTCCGAAACCAGCGCTACGCTGCCCTCAGAGCTCTGCAGAGGG AGGGTCAATATTTCAGTGAAGAACAGATGCGAATTAGAGAGCCGTTGCTGTATGAACAATATATCGGTCAATACCTGACTGACGAGGAG ATGCTGGAGCGCTCCCAGGGGGCCATGTTGGACGGTGCAGAGGGGGGACCAGGGGCACCAGCGGGTGGCACGGGAGGGCTCGCCCACCTCCTCCTCAACTCCTACCAGGAGCGTCTCATCCAGAATCgtctgcaggaggagcaggagagagaggagggcgcacaggaggaggaagaggatgaagaagacgACG ATGATAGAGTCCAGGAGAAGGAATGGGAGCCTACCCCCGAGGAGAAGGCTCTGCTCAGAGAGGAGTTCATCAGCCAGATGCACCAGCGCTTCCTAGATGGCAAAGACAAAGATTTCAACTACAG tgAGGTGGATGAGAACCCAGATTATGACAACTTGGACATCGTCAGCAGAGACGCTGAAGACAAATACTTTGATGAAGACGATGAGgtggaagaggatgaagaagataTGACAGAATAG
- the LOC108877626 gene encoding midasin isoform X2, with translation MKQKRIRLRPISDEEEEGEEGEEKEDGDRRNSLRKSKKIKYIDDYDDEDEKEEEEEEEEDEDQEGNEQPGPSTQNTYDQMAQENRLPVTCGDKKGFLDVEKLSRGEQCILSNGSWLSPPDFEEFGGKGSSKKWKASIFHEDKPLQDLFDKGILTTKGFKRRRSETLKPKKILSSDESESRSEASEIQSAEETEEDDVKDDDWHPGSEELEREEGEEERVGAENGGEVVDSGDDKSKEEEDKMEKGEMEAEDMPAVTDNDNDNNDFEDRGTNLIISASVINALKTVKIVIPRLQEAKTDRQFSCSEHPKEDGWCKSLVEDAQSEEERQRNGSPGGPFITAVIHTDPPQESGVPLINGGIKEENGEEFMYSDGRTDGQREIKAETGNSSRPLSAPAASSPDIKLDIVSKTKDNESVSSHNANLSISPVLLLPVTDTSFAGDMIADWEKEDFESKHCGKKKEWKREEHLDTSSCEVSVQSIATVNFRDIISNRATTQQGIKEERIEAMSPSTEPQIVLGDCQYDNPGHTDATTLGHDATQLQAMKLEMRDSQTTQVSDSIHSSVMEEGPSSRLSANINLDTMDLDQLKREKIKMQLKVLKLQEEYYTRKLEEFKK, from the exons atgaaacagaagaGGATTCGATTAAGACCCATTagtgatgaagaagaggaaggagaagagggagaagaaaaagaagatggGGACAGGAGAAATAGCCTAAGGAAAAGTaagaaaatcaaatatattgatgattatgatgatgaggatgagaaggaggaggaggaagaagaggaggaggacgaagatCAGGAAGGCAATGAGCAGCCGGGCCCATCTACCCAGAACACCTATGACCAGATGGCACAAGAAAACA GACTGCCTGTAACCTGTGGAGACAAAAAGGGCTTCCTGGATGTAGAAAAGCTGAGCAGGG GTGAGCAATGCATTTTGAGTAATGGCAGCTGGCTCTCTCCACCTGACTTTGAGGAATTTGGGGGGAAAGGCTCCAGTAAAAAATGGAAAGCAAGTATTTTCCATGAAGACAAACCTCTGCAGGATTTATTTGAT AAAGGGATATTAACGACTAAGGGGTTTAAAAGGAGAAGAAGTGAGACTTTAAAg CCAAAGAAAATCCTGTCATCAGATGAGTCAGAGAGCCGCTCTGAAG CGTCAGAAATACAATCTGCAGAAGAAACTGAGGAAGATGATGTTAAAGATGACGACTGGCATCCAGGCAGTGAAGaactggagagagaagagggagaggaagaaagggtaGGGGCTGAAAATGGAGGAGAGGTTGTAGACTCAGGAGATGACAAGAgtaaagaggaggaagataaGATGGAAAAGGGAGAAATGGAAGCTGAAGATATGCCTGCTGTTACTGataatgacaatgacaacaatGATTTTGAAG ATAGGGGGACAAATTTGATCATTTCAGCATCTGTGATAAATGCATTGAAGACAGTAAAAATTGTCATCCCGAGGCTCCAAGAG GCCAAGACTGATCGTCAGTTCAGCTGCTCGGAGCATCCAAAGGAAG ACGGTTGGTGTAAGTCATTGGTCGAGGATGCacagagtgaggaagagagacaaCGCAACGGTTCACCAGGTGGCCCCTTCATCACAGCAGTCATACACACTGATCCCCCTCAGGAGTCAGGTGTCCCCCTCATCAATGGAGGtattaaagaagaaaatggagAGGAGTTCATGTATAGTGATGGAagaacagatggacagagagaaatcaaagcagaaacaggaaattcTTCTAGACCTTTATCTGCACCAGCTGCCTCATCCCCAGACATCAAGCTTGACATTGTTAGTAAAACTAAAGACAATGAATCAGTCAGCAGTCACAATGCCAACCTCAGTATTTCCCCTGTGCTGTTACTCCCTGTGACAGACACAAGTTTTGCTGGTGACATGATAG CTGACTGGGAGAAAGAAGATTTTGAATCGAAGCAttgtggaaaaaagaaagaatggaAGAGAGAAGAGCATCTCGACACGTCAAGCTGTGAAGTCAGTGTTCAGTCTATTGCAACTGTAAATTTCAGAGACATCATCTCAAACAGAGCAACCACTCAGCAGGGTATTAAAGAGGAAAGAATAGAAGCAATGA GCCCTTCCACTGAACCTCAGATTGTGCTGGGTGACTGTCAGTATGATAACCCAGGGCACACAGATGCCACCACCCTTGGCCACGATGCAACACAATTACAAGCGATGAAGCTAGAGATGAG GGATTCCCAAACAACACAAGTGTCAGACAGCATTCACTCatcagtgatggaggagggtCCGTCCTCTAGGCTCTCTGCTAACATAAATCTGGATACAATGGACCTTGATcagttaaagagagagaaaataaaaatgcagttgAAAGTATTAAAATTACAAGAGGAATATTACACTCGGAAACTGGaagaatttaaaaagtga
- the LOC108877626 gene encoding uncharacterized protein LOC108877626 isoform X1 has product MKQKRIRLRPISDEEEEGEEGEEKEDGDRRNSLRKSKKIKYIDDYDDEDEKEEEEEEEEDEDQEGNEQPGPSTQNTYDQMAQENRLPVTCGDKKGFLDVEKLSRGEQCILSNGSWLSPPDFEEFGGKGSSKKWKASIFHEDKPLQDLFDKGILTTKGFKRRRSETLKPKKILSSDESESRSEASEIQSAEETEEDDVKDDDWHPGSEELEREEGEEERVGAENGGEVVDSGDDKSKEEEDKMEKGEMEAEDMPAVTDNDNDNNDFEDRGTNLIISASVINALKTVKIVIPRLQEAKTDRQFSCSEHPKEVQLTTKVKAIRIRYRQALDSGRKSGHGRVVLLYFELLKSIWGVSPPRNVMSLGVGTSDVVEAVEPVAGLPDTGSLSMPSGERVAEDAAEMAENQKQRLSATVSGYRRERLRRKLPLDSVAQDLQLKRRLLQRLDATENEFVQKMGHWSSLMDRLNSNIELLVQHIVGADGWCKSLVEDAQSEEERQRNGSPGGPFITAVIHTDPPQESGVPLINGGIKEENGEEFMYSDGRTDGQREIKAETGNSSRPLSAPAASSPDIKLDIVSKTKDNESVSSHNANLSISPVLLLPVTDTSFAGDMIADWEKEDFESKHCGKKKEWKREEHLDTSSCEVSVQSIATVNFRDIISNRATTQQGIKEERIEAMSPSTEPQIVLGDCQYDNPGHTDATTLGHDATQLQAMKLEMRDSQTTQVSDSIHSSVMEEGPSSRLSANINLDTMDLDQLKREKIKMQLKVLKLQEEYYTRKLEEFKK; this is encoded by the exons atgaaacagaagaGGATTCGATTAAGACCCATTagtgatgaagaagaggaaggagaagagggagaagaaaaagaagatggGGACAGGAGAAATAGCCTAAGGAAAAGTaagaaaatcaaatatattgatgattatgatgatgaggatgagaaggaggaggaggaagaagaggaggaggacgaagatCAGGAAGGCAATGAGCAGCCGGGCCCATCTACCCAGAACACCTATGACCAGATGGCACAAGAAAACA GACTGCCTGTAACCTGTGGAGACAAAAAGGGCTTCCTGGATGTAGAAAAGCTGAGCAGGG GTGAGCAATGCATTTTGAGTAATGGCAGCTGGCTCTCTCCACCTGACTTTGAGGAATTTGGGGGGAAAGGCTCCAGTAAAAAATGGAAAGCAAGTATTTTCCATGAAGACAAACCTCTGCAGGATTTATTTGAT AAAGGGATATTAACGACTAAGGGGTTTAAAAGGAGAAGAAGTGAGACTTTAAAg CCAAAGAAAATCCTGTCATCAGATGAGTCAGAGAGCCGCTCTGAAG CGTCAGAAATACAATCTGCAGAAGAAACTGAGGAAGATGATGTTAAAGATGACGACTGGCATCCAGGCAGTGAAGaactggagagagaagagggagaggaagaaagggtaGGGGCTGAAAATGGAGGAGAGGTTGTAGACTCAGGAGATGACAAGAgtaaagaggaggaagataaGATGGAAAAGGGAGAAATGGAAGCTGAAGATATGCCTGCTGTTACTGataatgacaatgacaacaatGATTTTGAAG ATAGGGGGACAAATTTGATCATTTCAGCATCTGTGATAAATGCATTGAAGACAGTAAAAATTGTCATCCCGAGGCTCCAAGAG GCCAAGACTGATCGTCAGTTCAGCTGCTCGGAGCATCCAAAGGAAG ttcaGCTGACCACCAAAGTCAAGGCCATACGGATCAGATACAGACAAGCACTTGATTCTGGTCGAAAAAGTGGTCACGGGCGAGTAGTCTTGCTCTATTTTGAGCTCCTGAAGTCCATTTGGGGAGTATCCCCTCCAAGAAACGTGATGTCTCTGGGAGTTGGGACCAGCGACGTGGTGGAGGCTGTGGAACCAGTCGCTGGCTTGCCTGACACTGGGTCTTTGTCCATGCCTAGTGGGGAGCGAGTTGCAGAGGATGCTGCAGAGATGGCGGAGAATCAAAAACAAAGACTCAGTGCTACTGTGAGTGGCTACAGGAGGGAGAGACTGAGGAGAAAACTTCCCTTGGATTCGGTTGCACAAGATCTTCAGCTAAAGAGGCGGCTTCTTCAGCGGTTAGACGCCACTGAGAATGAATTTGTACAGAAAATGGGTCACTGGTCATCTTTGATGGATCGTCTGAACTCGAATATTGAGCTGCTGGTGCAGCATATTGTGGGTGCAG ACGGTTGGTGTAAGTCATTGGTCGAGGATGCacagagtgaggaagagagacaaCGCAACGGTTCACCAGGTGGCCCCTTCATCACAGCAGTCATACACACTGATCCCCCTCAGGAGTCAGGTGTCCCCCTCATCAATGGAGGtattaaagaagaaaatggagAGGAGTTCATGTATAGTGATGGAagaacagatggacagagagaaatcaaagcagaaacaggaaattcTTCTAGACCTTTATCTGCACCAGCTGCCTCATCCCCAGACATCAAGCTTGACATTGTTAGTAAAACTAAAGACAATGAATCAGTCAGCAGTCACAATGCCAACCTCAGTATTTCCCCTGTGCTGTTACTCCCTGTGACAGACACAAGTTTTGCTGGTGACATGATAG CTGACTGGGAGAAAGAAGATTTTGAATCGAAGCAttgtggaaaaaagaaagaatggaAGAGAGAAGAGCATCTCGACACGTCAAGCTGTGAAGTCAGTGTTCAGTCTATTGCAACTGTAAATTTCAGAGACATCATCTCAAACAGAGCAACCACTCAGCAGGGTATTAAAGAGGAAAGAATAGAAGCAATGA GCCCTTCCACTGAACCTCAGATTGTGCTGGGTGACTGTCAGTATGATAACCCAGGGCACACAGATGCCACCACCCTTGGCCACGATGCAACACAATTACAAGCGATGAAGCTAGAGATGAG GGATTCCCAAACAACACAAGTGTCAGACAGCATTCACTCatcagtgatggaggagggtCCGTCCTCTAGGCTCTCTGCTAACATAAATCTGGATACAATGGACCTTGATcagttaaagagagagaaaataaaaatgcagttgAAAGTATTAAAATTACAAGAGGAATATTACACTCGGAAACTGGaagaatttaaaaagtga